CCAGGCTGCCGTTGCTCCCGGCTACAGCCCTGGGGGAGCCCCACCTCCCTCAGCATACCTGCCCTCAGGCATTGCAGCGCCCACCCCACTGCCCCCTTCCACTCTCCCTGGCTATTCCTACCAGTCACATAGCCATGCGCCGATTGCACCAACACCTCTGAACGGCAGCTCCGCCAACTCACTGAAAAGGAAAGCTTTTTACATGACGGGGCAAGGAGACATGGACTCCAGTTATGGAAATTTCAGCTATAGCCAACAGCGCTCGACTCAAAGCCCCATGTACAGGATGCCAGATAACAGCATCGCTGATTCAAGCAGAGGGAATGGGTTTGACAGAAGTGCTGACACGTCATCtctgccgtttaagcccacaaAGCAGTCAATGTCCTCAGACCAGCAGCATAAATTTGGTGGTCAGTCTGGCAGGGCTATTACTCCTCCATCGTATAGATCGTCCAAAGGATCCATGGGATCGGTGCGATCGGGAGAGTCGTTCGGGAAGTTTGGCTCCCCTGTCATGAGCGAGCACGGCGAAGAGCACAGGCAGCACTTGTCCCATTCCGTCGGTACAGTGACTTCAAGTGGCCATCTGGCCGAGGAACAGCTAAAGAATAGTGATGCCGGCCTTGTGGAGATGGTCACCACCGAGATTCTGCAGCAGACACCACCTGTTGACTGGAGCGACATCGCCGGCCTGGAGCTGGCCAAGGCAACCATTAAGGAGGAGGTCCTGTGGCCCATACTGAGGCCGGACATGTTTAGCGGCCTGGCACCGTTGCCTCGCAGCATCCTCTTCTTCGGACCTCAGGGCACAGGACGGACACTGTTGGCCCGCTGCGTTGCAAGCCAACTGGGCGCTGCATTCCTCCAGCTCAGCGGCTCGGCACTGGTCACTAAGTGGCTAGGGGAGGGAGACAAGGTGGTACAGGCCTCGTTTCTCGTGGCTCGCTGCCGGCAGCCTTCGGTAGTCTTCGTTAGCGACGTAGATCTGCTGCTGTCAGGCCAGCTAAGTGAAGAGAGCCCAGTAAACCGTATCAAAAGTGAGCTGCTCCTGCAGCTGGACGGGGTGCTAAGCTCGCCAGAGGATCATGTCCTGGTCATCTGTTCCACTAGCAAGCCAGAGGAGATCGACGAATCCCTGCGTAGGTACTTTGTTAAGAGGTTGCTCATCCCACTCCCGGACACTACAGCACGGCACCAGCTCATCAGCCAGGTGCTCGCCCAGCACAACTACTGC
The genomic region above belongs to Salminus brasiliensis chromosome 8, fSalBra1.hap2, whole genome shotgun sequence and contains:
- the fign gene encoding fidgetin isoform X1, with amino-acid sequence MISSTGVYGLKMQWTPEHAQWAEQHFDISSTTRSPAHKAEAYRGHLQRTYQYAWANDDISALTASNLLKKYAEKYSGILEGPGERALLCSYPEGAAGLLNGRKSESEAWQEGIYPMNCTADVISASKAVVPAALPPGDSTASVCSSAGVPSSLSEPSYSSSGCGSHTPAALHSGIPSQEFAGGYNGTYLHSTYSGGQSTPSLASPHPSPLHSSGLLQPPPPPPPPPPPPTLVPSYNAGSPNLSGYNYPPAGYPPQAAVAPGYSPGGAPPPSAYLPSGIAAPTPLPPSTLPGYSYQSHSHAPIAPTPLNGSSANSLKRKAFYMTGQGDMDSSYGNFSYSQQRSTQSPMYRMPDNSIADSSRGNGFDRSADTSSLPFKPTKQSMSSDQQHKFGGQSGRAITPPSYRSSKGSMGSVRSGESFGKFGSPVMSEHGEEHRQHLSHSVGTVTSSGHLAEEQLKNSDAGLVEMVTTEILQQTPPVDWSDIAGLELAKATIKEEVLWPILRPDMFSGLAPLPRSILFFGPQGTGRTLLARCVASQLGAAFLQLSGSALVTKWLGEGDKVVQASFLVARCRQPSVVFVSDVDLLLSGQLSEESPVNRIKSELLLQLDGVLSSPEDHVLVICSTSKPEEIDESLRRYFVKRLLIPLPDTTARHQLISQVLAQHNYCLSDKEVALLVQRTEGFSGLDVVRLCQEAIVGPLHGMSGADLSGIMPGQMRPLSYQDFENVFCKIQPSISQKELDTYTEWNKMFGCSQ
- the fign gene encoding fidgetin isoform X2 encodes the protein MQWTPEHAQWAEQHFDISSTTRSPAHKAEAYRGHLQRTYQYAWANDDISALTASNLLKKYAEKYSGILEGPGERALLCSYPEGAAGLLNGRKSESEAWQEGIYPMNCTADVISASKAVVPAALPPGDSTASVCSSAGVPSSLSEPSYSSSGCGSHTPAALHSGIPSQEFAGGYNGTYLHSTYSGGQSTPSLASPHPSPLHSSGLLQPPPPPPPPPPPPTLVPSYNAGSPNLSGYNYPPAGYPPQAAVAPGYSPGGAPPPSAYLPSGIAAPTPLPPSTLPGYSYQSHSHAPIAPTPLNGSSANSLKRKAFYMTGQGDMDSSYGNFSYSQQRSTQSPMYRMPDNSIADSSRGNGFDRSADTSSLPFKPTKQSMSSDQQHKFGGQSGRAITPPSYRSSKGSMGSVRSGESFGKFGSPVMSEHGEEHRQHLSHSVGTVTSSGHLAEEQLKNSDAGLVEMVTTEILQQTPPVDWSDIAGLELAKATIKEEVLWPILRPDMFSGLAPLPRSILFFGPQGTGRTLLARCVASQLGAAFLQLSGSALVTKWLGEGDKVVQASFLVARCRQPSVVFVSDVDLLLSGQLSEESPVNRIKSELLLQLDGVLSSPEDHVLVICSTSKPEEIDESLRRYFVKRLLIPLPDTTARHQLISQVLAQHNYCLSDKEVALLVQRTEGFSGLDVVRLCQEAIVGPLHGMSGADLSGIMPGQMRPLSYQDFENVFCKIQPSISQKELDTYTEWNKMFGCSQ